The sequence CAAATAGTATCTATATAATACTTGGTGGTTAGTTATGGTTACGAGTCTGACACTAAATCACTTAATCGTCCTAAGAGAGGAGGGGAAAAACACTAACCCTatgttaaaatttgaattttattctctGCAAGTTTGCTGTAACTCTCCTTCACTAATAATGCTAATTTAGTACTAATTTTGAGGTCAAAATTGAACATTGAGTGAATGCCATTTTGCCAATCAAATCAGCACAAATATCTAGAAAGACATAATGTGTTTAACAGTAAATAGCAATCTCAAGTATCATATTGTTAGCAATATAAGTAATGGTACTTGTGCCATAACACCACTAGGCCTGGCAAATCAGCTTTAGAATATATATTAAGGTAAAGAGTATTATTAGCCTGAACATATACACCTTTCACTCTTGTGACATACCAATGTTTAGTTTTGGACTTCTCTTCCGCCACTCTAGCAGTGAGTATttcttctagctttctctagATCAGGAAGATCTGTGAAGCAAATTATCCATTTATCATGATAGCAAAGAGACATTCTTTTCAAACAACAGAAcatcaagttcattcaatctgAAGTAACTAGTATGGAGAGGGGGAGGGTTCTTACATAGCAATCCTCCATCTTCATCGCTGCTTTCATCATCATTGTTGTTTCCCTGCTTATTGGGTATGATAATATGGATGATCATATGCGATTGAATAAATGAAAATCAGAAAGCATTATTCGAAAGGATGGCCttaccacatcatcatcatcatcattatcatcatcatcatcatcttcatcatcagcaCCGGATTGGTCATCTGCAAATAACAGGCAAGTCACATAAGTGTtatatgagaaaaagaaaatgtggtaAGCATTTGGTATGTCACCATTTGTGttttatgaaaaatgaaataaacaGGAGCATAGCCAAAAGAAAATAACCATGCCCCAGACTTCTTAGTGTAACATTATCAGGTACAGCATCAGTTATGATTGATATAGTTGAGAAATTAAAGGCTTTCAACAGGCTCTAAAACTTTTGATATACCAAGTTCACAAAAATCCAAAACACAGAATAGAGAGATTATTCTAAAGGAAACCAATAAGACTGTTTCTAAGCAACCTAATTAGGCAGCAAGACAATTTCCCTTGCCAATATAACATAAAGTTAAAAATACTTACCTAGGgtctcttcatcatcttcatcacacCACTTATTCCAATCAACTTTTATATATGGAGCAGGCTTTTCTTCTGACTTTAAAAGTCGCTTCCACCAACCTTTATTATCTTTCTGAATGGTGCAGAGTATGTTTCTCAATCCAAcatttattttgcttttctGTGCATGATATCAAGAAAGGTACTATGAGAAGCATGCAACATATTCAGCTAGTTGCAAGATAGTGAATGGGAATAACAACCCTAAGAAGAGTAGAATTAAAACACTGATTGAAAACAGTGAACTTATTTGCATCTAGCTAGAGACTATCCTGGAAAAGCCCCATCCTAGTTCCACAGGTTAACAATCATAGCCAAGCATTTGAAGTTTGATGGAGTTTAATCTTCCAACACTTGAATTCCTATTTTGAAAGTTGTCAATCTTAATAAAATCGATTACTTCCTAAGAAACATAGAAATCGAAGGAGTCAAATGCGCGtgttaaaaaaacattgttatAGGACCATTATCGAACATAAACACTAAGAAAATATATCAGAAATGGGACAAGAAatctaaaactaaaaattaactatttcataagaagaaaacaaagatatgCAGTTAAGAAACCTTTTGTCAAGATAGGGCACTGATCTAGTCACACTAGCAGAGAAATAAGGGGCAGCAAATCTACATAGAAAGCATATATTTCAGCAACTCTATCTGTAAATTGAGATAAGTAGTTTCCACCTAATCTGTTGCATGAACTTATGCAGATAAAGACACAGTAGCAACAAATGGATTGACCACTACTAGACTCCAAAAACAAGATATATAGCAAATGACATAAAATTTTCAGTAAATTCTCAATAGCACAGTAACTAAAACAGATTAGAACTAGAATAAGTGAAGTCATTAATGATGAATTAGAGAAGCTTGCCTCAGGAAGTATAGATCCATAGAGTTCTAAACTGAAGCTGAAAGGCTCTCCCTGCTTCCCAGTAGCAGAGAAAGTGAACAACCCCTGAGGCTTGCTTTCAGCAGAGATGTTCTTTGCATCAGGCAAAGAAATGGTCAAGTAAACCTTATCCGATCTTTGTGCCCAAAGAACTTCCGGCTGCCGACTGATCTCCCAAAACAACAAATTGCAGAGATTAAACTAccgaaaatcaagaaaaaaatggaaatctaacaaattaagaaaaaatcaCTTCTGCTTTCTTAAATCATCAAATGAAAACATGAACCTGACTATAACCATTTACACTTGAAGAAATCACCTAGATTCCTTGAAGATGAATGAAGATCACTCAGAAGATTACGCATtcttaacatataaaagaaaaatgataggtattattaaatcatcaaatggaaactatatatataaagaaaatcagATAGGTATTCTTAAATCATCAAATGATAACCATGATTGGAATCTAACCATTCTAACAATGAAAATCCGAGGTAATCAACAAGGAAAAGGAAGATGAGGATCCGTATTCTTAAAcaataaccatttaaaaaaattcattaaaaatttcttaaatcatcaaataacaACCATGAATAGGAATCTTATCATTCAAACTGTGAAAATTCCAAACAACCAAcaagaaaattttcttaaatcattaacaaataaataaaattggctaAATCAGCAAAACAGTGAAAATTAGAagaaatcaacaagaaaaaaagaactatttgttgaagatgaagtgcataATCCCAAACGaaacaattaattatataaaaaatacttgaaaaaaGAACATCACCTCATTGGGACGATGATGTTttcttgagagagagagaaagaatacCAGGAAAATGGAATTGGAATTTGAATGGTGGAGAAAGAGAAGGTGAAGAAGAACTATAAACCCTAGAAAGAAGACAGAAAGAAGCTTTATGAAAAGGACGAAAGCAGCATTCGATGGATGGTCAagcgttgttgttgttgttgttgttgttgttattgggtTTAGGCTACCGTTGATATGTAATGTACCCTAAAGCTATGAAAAATTTCCATTTTTGACCCCCTTAAttttcatctttaaatttttttttatttaaaatattaccaACTATATGTGGATCTACTAGACTATGATATCTTACGTAAATGAAGCATTTATTTAGGAGAAAGTGGAGAGAAATAAGAGGAAGTGATAACTTCCTCCCAttttttcaagtatttttttttaaaaaatttatgtaaattcACCAAACATCTGAACTCTATagtttcattctcattttctaagaaataaatattaaaaatgtgaTATCATTCcccttatttttaaattaaatgacactttttcttttcctcaacttctttccatttttttataaattaatacccggaaatatttgtattttcGAAAATAAAAGTCTGGACTTTTTCTCacataatataaataagaaaaaatttatttttactccCATAACTTTTAAAACTTTCCAAACAACTCCTTTAAGTTATGAATATACCAGACAACCCtcttttttgtttcacttctGTTTTACACCTTGTAGCTCACTCCGACTGGATacatgttgtgaaattccatcgTTGCTCCTTGGACAATGACGGGAAGAAAAAccgtccaatcacatcatgtttaTAAAAACTGTAGCCATCGCATGTCCAACCTTTCTGCCAATCTTTTTGCCTTTTCTTAAACAAACTTTGGAATACTTTTATCAATTCCTCATCATTTGATGTGTTGGAGTTCTGCCGGTTATCTAAGAagataacaatttattttttatataagacTCATTTTAATATCATCTAGATGAGAgataataacaatttatttttatgtaggtttactatggagagtttttgtgctattgttAGATACAAAGGGGAGGAACAAGTGCTAATGTTCATGGCGTTGACTCTTTGGAAATTAGTCTTGGcggagatatgtgagcgatggggtcatGATGTTTCTGTGTCAGGATGAAGTATGTTCACACCTGATGCACATCATATCGGACAACATTTGTAGGTGCTAACCATTCTGAGACGCAATTCGAAAGTTTTGTCGTTGGATATCCGATTCATTCCGTGATATTTGTTCTGAtgtatttcatgatttttttttttacttacttCATTTAACGCGTAACATAAACCATTCTTGCTTGAACTAACACGTtaccatttaaaattaattgctcctatttaatttttaggtttaccatttaaaattaattgtttctgtttaacttttAGGGACTTCATTTGATAGTGCTTTATAATGTCATTATCATTATAAatgtttgtttctgtttaaatttcagggTCTTTGCTTAATAGTGActtataatgtttaattgatAGTGCTTTTCGATCAATTCATCTTATGTTTCActttataagaataaaaaaataaatatatcttatgtttactttcattgtttattggCTTTTAACAAATTGACTGGAAAAGCACATATATGAATAATGCAAGCAAAGTATTGATCAGTGATCCAAACTAGCACTTGAGCAAATCTTAAAGTAGTAATTTTCTTGCAAGAAAACCATTAACCTTGAAAGTAATGATCGATTTCCTCCTTTATCACTGTCGTAGATTCTACACATTCTTCAGAAATTTGTACATGTGAAACAAATCAAATTATCTGAATGATGAAATATagacatgcaaaaaaaaaaaattataaatgagtcagacttggtagaatgatacataaatatcataaaGTTATTAATTACTAGAACACAAGAAAATGGAATTATGCAATCTAGTTTTACGAACTTTTGATTGTTTCTGTTTAAgtgtttaaaattaattgtttatgtttaagttttaaatttaccgtttaaaattaattgtttctgtttaagtttTAAGCTAACcgtttaaaattaattgtttttgtttaatttttagagACTTCGTTTGATAGTGTTTTATAATGTATTAATCATTAAAAatgtttgtttctgtttaaatttcagggTCTTCGCTTAATAGTGActtataatgtttaattgttTGTGTTCTACATGTTCAAATTGATACGCGTGTTATGTACCCCGCCATGAGCAGTCAAATAAATGGGATACCAACTTATGCCCCGACATTCATAACAGACTACTTTACAAATCAAATGGCTACAAAAACcacagaatgtaaaaacaaaataaaactctagAACTTCTTTAACGGCGTCGacctcgcctcaataccttAGAACATAAACTGATGAATTGGCAAAAAGTTGAGCGGGAGTTCTCCTGCGATCGAGTGGTGGAATGAAATTCCGATCCTACAAAAAATGTCTAGCAATGACAACCttggcaaaaaagaaaaagaccaaGAGGCGAACCGAGGAAATATCAAATAACCGACGCCAATAATGGTATTCTCTTTGGAttaccaaaaaagaaaagaaaagaaaaaacggGGCCTAGTAATGATGTCCAGCAACTTCCTAGGCAAGGGAAAAgacaagggacaatttcgtccaaaaaattcaaaactaactctgTTAACCACAGTTACATGCTTGGGGGCTtgaaaattattgtattaaaaaaaaagaggttatTAAGTATACTCAAgtacatattgcaaattttcGGGGTGTTTTTAGAATTaacactataaataaataatagatttattaaaataataaaaaaatatattcaaattttaaaaatcaaatagtaCAGTGACATTACATGAGATTGTCAGCAATTATACCGACCTTTATGTGCCTTAGcacccaacaacaacaaaattgaaataataaaaaataataataatatagaaacaaatattattttataaaacttaaaaataaaacaaacatattattcCAACCTAGTTTAGAAGGCTTTAGATGCCAAGGTTTTAATACTCGCAAAAGACGAACGCAAACAGGAAAAATTGAATTTCAGTATTTAATTGAGggattttaaatgattaatttaagACATTTCCACTCGTGACTCGTTACACCCTGCTAAAAGTTGTAAACCAATCAATTAACAACCATCACTAGTCCAAACCTTACTTCTAATTCGGGTGTAGACaataataaattcatcaataataataataataataataataactcagAAACATGAAAGGCCAACAATGCAATAAATCTGTAAACATACCAatcaattaacaaaatttaaaaattaattaaacaactaGTGACAGACAACCTCTAATTTACCCTGAAATATTTGAAGCAGTAAGTTCCTTGATGCATGTCGCCATtgaatacacacacatatttaatcaatataaaagTTCTAAAAAACTTCAGACAAATATGGCCACAGAGTTTATGGAGTGACTCTGGAAGGGCAATAGTCTCAATTTGACAAATTTCTCTCACATTTTCAACAAAATGATGAGCTGTGCTATCTCTTGTAATGTTTGCAAAGTCTGAGCTAATattggaattttgtttttaagggTACACGGAGTAGGGAAAAGGTGGAACAAAAACAGATATCATCTGCTTAAATGTCCTCGAAGATGTAATTAAATCATTAGACGGCAACCAGAGGACCAAGATTCATGTCTGGGCACTCGAATTTGATCGCCAGGAAACCTGGATCAGTTTGGGAAGAAAACCCACTGTGCATTGCCGGTTCAGTCACCAGATCTTCTTTCGGACCCAAAACAGCAGGAAGACGACACCAAGCACAATGGCGACTGGCGCCCACTTCCGAATCAAAGCCtgtgagagaaaaaaatgatgttaaTGTCTAGTAGAAATAGTTATGCATAAATGACTGAATGTGCATTAGTTTGTATACCACATTCAAAGGAGATTTCAAGGGATCAAATGATTTACAGGAAACTAAGGTAAACTATAATGTTCATGTTACATCTAATCAaagtttaatataaaatatagttCACACAACATATTATAAGGTTCATAAGCCAAAGTGAGAGATTTTGAGGGGTAACATTATAACTATATGACCTTGGTTGTAAAGTAGATTTCCTTTTTCCTAGGGCTATAGTATATTGAATATTGACAATagaaaacaatatcatcaatgAAAATCTCCTCTACACTTTACACATTGATCTTTTCATCACAACATCTAAAAAGGTTCCAAGGAAAAAACCATCCATGATATTGATGTATTTCATTGAAAAGAATGCCATGCAAATGGTTATCAATCAAACAAAAGTAACAGAAAAATCAATTTGGTACCTGCAAAAATCTCATTTCTCGATGATTTGGTGAGTCAAGTGTATATtcacaaatatgtataaaaatgtatatcattGCAAGCTGATAATACTTAAAAAGGAGACTTTTACTTTCACTTTTGAGTTCCTTATAAATGTGAGctgcaaaaaagaaaacttgCTATTTATGGTGCATCAAACTGATGGAGAAAACTATAGGATAAGTAACAATAGAGAATAGTCATATTTGCATCTTTACATTCACATAAAAACAGCTGGAGAACAGCCCCTTTTGCGTGAGCAAGCTGAGATACAATTAATTGATCTAATTCTCACAGAACAGAAATTGATTTTGACTAAATAAGATCAGACCATATACATGATCAACAACATAAATCAGCAAAGTCAGTAAATTGGTTGGATAAACTAACAAGATTTTGAAGAATCAAGTACAGGATGCCCACAAAAGCATGCACAGACAAAGATGTAACATAAAGCATTTATACCTGTCGATTTAAATCTCTTGCCTTGTCTGCATAGATGCGAGTATCAGATGTCAATCTACTTGACATTTCACTGACCTCTGCACAAAATAGAGAGAAAACATTAGACCAACTACTATATGATaaccaaaaaaatccaatatCAGGATTCTGTATATGAACATgtgtatatgcatgtatatacatacaacaGATATTAGTATGAAGACCTTCAGTCCTGCAAGGCCCATCAAGAACAAACTCTGATTTTCAGGCAAAGTATATCCTACAGTAGTGAGATTAGAATTGTTAACAAACTCTCAATTCATGCTGTCTGAGAAGCAATTTGAATCTGTCTATTTTTCAGGTCCTACTTTCAACTTCCAAGTCAAACTTTAAGCAGCTATAATTCTTGATCCAAGAGtccaaaaattttgaatgaCAAATACTATTGGGTTGTCCAATGCCGCACTTCCTAGAGGTATCAGAAGGTCAACCCAGACTAGGTCTTCTGAAAAAATTGCTGCTGAGATTCTAGCAACATGAGAACTGGACATCTGTTACTACCCAACTCCATGTTTTCCTATTTTAAGCAATCTCAACCTATGTATTTTCAGGACCTGTTTtcaaaattcaagtaaaactttGAGCAGTCAATTCTTGATCCGAACCTCCAGAAATTTCAAGTGGTCAATAAGTTTGGAGTATTGCAATGCTTCACTCGCTCCAAGCATCAGATTGTCAGCTGGGATGCTGCTGAAATTCAAACAAGATGAGAACTAGAATACGTTCACCTAGTTTAACCATTGAGACAAAGTCAAAACAAAAGTTGGACTAAGCTAGAAGGTTTTGAAACTTATAAATTGGATCATAATGAGAGTCCAGAAACTTGAACCAAGGACTTTGGCATCTaggtttaagaaaaataattgcaTCATCCATCAAATTCTGCAGATGCAATAAGTTACTTAAttggtttattaaaaataaaagttgctTCTAATATTCAAAAAGATCAAGTCACAAATAGAAAAAGATTATTAatcgaaaaaagaaaaaaaaaacaataaacaagacactggatgagaaaaaaaaagaaacaaagaaagactACAAAGCACAAGAGCAAGAAacataaaacacaaaattaacaCAGAAAACAAGAGTTTGTTGTTTGGGTTTATGAAAATGACAGTACACTCATCGAGGTTCCTGCTATCCAATATATGTTTATACACAAGGACTgcaaatatgaaacattccaTGGTAAGTTGATCTCTGACATATATTACTTATATTATGGCATCATAGTATCATCATACAAAAGTACAGAAACAAACgaaaatgaaagaactaatATTGAACTTACGGTCTAATTTTTCACCAACACCAAGAACCTCCTGCACATTGCGGGTCATTATTTGGTGGACTTCATATAGTTCATCATTCAACTTTGCCAGGTTCCTCTGAGTACGAGTATCCAAATACAGTTTCTTCATCCTCTGAATGAATGTATCTATcatagaataatataaaaacacaaccACCAGAAAATTATATGAccaaaatcatgaaaataaatacaagtAATGGGCCTGCATGAATGACATACCAAATTTGATAAAAGCATATGGCCTTGCTGCAGTTTCAATTTGACTCCCATTGACCCTCTCAAATTCATTTTTCAGGTCTTCCAGATATTGAAAAGCAAGCTTCTTGGGGTAGGAACGGTCACACAATGTCAAATAACAAACACGGTTTTCAATGATATAACTATAAGCTTGAGTCAAGGACAAGACAATCAAGCAATGGGTTTATTTGATAATACATATAAgcattatataaatgaaaactaTGCATTAAGCccacaattattaaaaaggcAAATTGTGAAACAATTCCTATCTCCATTTAATCAGACTTCACTATAATCCAGCAAAAGTTTGGCTTATATTGCAAACAAAAGgctaaattatatttatatgcttATAATTGTATGCAAAGGTATCTAGTGAAACTGAGCACTGAAATAGAGTGGGTCTAAAGGATTACCTTGATTACGTTCATTGAAAATTTGCAAAGCAAGACAATAATCTTTCACAAAAGCACCAtccttatttttatgtttgataaACAAAGGACACATTATAGTTTCTTATGAATTTCGTTTTAAACAAaaagttttcttcttcctagATATTGCTTCCCACGCAGAAGCTGAACCAAACATCACAAAACCACAATTGAGGCCAAAATCACATTCTGTAGAAAGGGGAAATAACCACAATGATTAGCATTCTAGAAAATGTAGCAACTTAAGCCCAATGATCTTTCTATGATACACAAAAACTCATCTGGCATTATTTTTCAGTCTTGAATTCATAAAACCAGAATTAAGATGCTATAAATAACTAGTAAGGAAGTACACCATAGGATACTGGAATACGTAAGGGCCAGTCTCAACTGACATTCTAGAAGCCTCATTATGTCCATTGGAcagatttttgaataatagcTTTGCTTGCTGCTTATAAAACTCAGAATCTTTTAAATCACGGCCATCATCCAATCCTTCAGCTAAAGGAAGGCCATCAGTCACACGTGCTATCATAGTCAATTTTACCATCTTAAACACCAGTGGGAATGAACGAAGTTTTGATGGAAGGCAGTATTTTTCAGACCACCTAGATAAAATATAGGCATGCCAAAAACTTATAAGAAATAACAATCTAGATAAATAAGATAGCCAAAAATACATATGGATAAAAGTGGTGCATAACAGACCAGCCCACATGTAAATGATGGTTTAAACACACCAAATTAATAATATAGATGGTATCCATCTTTTTAAAACCTTCACGCAAATTAAAGCAACCTACAAAAATACAGAGCAAATCATGCAGCATCTTGAGCTAGGCAACTAAGACCAACTGCTATGACCATCAACAGAGAGTATTTTGGTGTTCCATAATCTTAAAATTCATCAACTAGGTAAAAAATagcaatataaatttaaaaatatgcttGTGAAAAAATTAAGCTGGTTTGCAAAATTCCTTGAGAGATCAACAAATCTCAAGGTATaagaagctttttttttttggaaatgatcCTCAAAACAAAATCTAGTTTTCTGTCACCTAATACCATTATTAGATTGTCATTTATCATATGTAGATTCCAGTGATGcagcaaaatataaaaagagaacATCTTGAAAACAAATAGTACTTATAAGATCTGCTCTGAGCTATAAATAATGAATGCCTCCAAGTACAACCACATTCAACTCTAGGGAGCAAGAACAGAAGGCAAGATTATTGACTGAAGAACATGAGTAGCATTCCCTTTGAAAGAAACTCACAAATCTTATTGAGTTATTgcaattttcttcatcattctcAATGGCTTGCCATTGAGCATATTGCTGTCATTACGTAAACAGATATAAATATAGCTTTCTCCACACTATCAGTGATTTTGCAAACGACCAGAAGAGCCCAAATTCTCTGTGAATCTCAATTGATAAACATTCCATAAAGAAGATCCCTGAGTTTGAGCTCAAGAACAGCATATTGCAAGAAAACTAAACCTAAATTAAGATTCAATTCGCAAAATTGTCAACTTTCTCAAGCCCAAAACCAGAGcatacaaaagaaaacacatttaCCCATCATTTCTAATCATTTTCAAAAACCCATatcaataaacaagaaaatcataCAATTGAACAAGAACAACCTCCAAATTCATCTATTTCCAAACAAAAAGGCTTAAATTCCTCAACAAAAAAGGGAAAACCCTAGACCTAAACTATCACGAAAGATGTAAATCTTAAAATGGATCCAAGATTCAAAGAAGATCAAGAAAGCCCTAACAAGAAGCAAGATCGAATGAATTCATGAGAAGATCGAAGCTAACCTGAGAATTTGGCGACGAAGAGACTCGCGATGATCTCGCGAGCAGAGATTGTCCCAACTCGTCCGGCAGCTGAATTTATTTAGAAACAAGTGAACAGTTTTACTGGGGactcttttttaaattatagaaataGAGGGGGTATTTGTAATTGATGAAAATTGTTATGGTTTAATTTGGAAATcacctaataaaaaaattggacaataatgataaatatttctgaaaattagtattatcaattttattttattttgaaaatataagatGAATAATGGGAAGTTAGTAAATATTCTGAAGTATTTACTCCCACAGTTCAACTTATTCCTAATtagatgtaataataatatatgtataattgtGGTGGCTTCtccacattataaaaaaaaaatctaaaatttttttttaaaatatttgttaactTAAGTCTCTTCCGGAGTTGAAATTTACAAtgaaaaatgtgattttttttttttaaatatctcctTGAAATTTCatagatttataaaaaataaaaattttactctaattttcttttttccctaTAAGCCTCTGAAAattcaaccaaatatttcatgaacttttaaaattaaatttgtttgcatatttatgcatatatataggtgtgtgtaagtatatatatatatcttgaccTCACATGCACCATtacaatttgttattttaaaagatataaaacTCCTAAAAATCTAATTGTGATTAAATGATTACGTAGATATTTTGCATATATACACCTAAAGATAATTTAAgccactttttattttttacatttcttgCCAATGTCATTCCAGGGAGATCTCTTCTTCAATTGTTAATAGTCTTAAGACTTCTTGTTTTGCTACGAATTGCTGATATTAAGTAaccattattttcttaaaaatgatCTACTTAACTTCTGAAATGGTTTTTGGAAATAGTTCaaatttctccattttttgttttatgaatCATGTCTTTTTCAATCATTCTTTTcatatcttcatatttctttGAAACTTCCTTGAACAAGGCCTTAACTTTCATTACTTTTTCGGTTCTGagtgttatttttgtttctagCTTCTTGATTCTTCACTCTTGATCAACCATATAATCAAGTGTTTGAGGTCTCAAAGAGAATTTAATATTAGATTATTCTAATGAAGGTGGAAGTGGATCGTGATGATGTTCTTCATTTTCATATTGAAATAATTGGGCTAGATTATGAAATAGAGGAACTAGGCTTTTGGATCATGGTTTTTAGCAAAAATGTTATCAATTATAACATGTTGTTGGAGTATAAGATTGGCCTGAGCTCTAAATCTTAGTAAGGAGTTTGGTGGAAAGATCGGAATATTCAAATTTAGCTGAATGGTGTAATGGTTGGTTTGGTAGCTTTTTCCTACCATTCctacaagaaaataagaagtcattagtaaaaaaaaatgtatatatagatatttatggGTTAAGATTAGTTAGGTTTTCACCATAATAAGGGGTGTTAATTGTCCTATTGGTATTGTAGCCCCAACCCTTATTATACAAAAGAACAAATCCTTGTTTTCTATTGCTACAGGGATTGGATTTCATAGTTTCTATATTTAAGAGAGAATGTGAATGATCCTGATGATTTTGCAGTCATAGTCTTTCTTAATCACAAATGGCCGAACTATGGGTTTTGGGTCAAAGTGGCATAACTCTCACAGTAATAAAAACTCAAAAGGATCTATTGATTTTACTGGTCCATGTTTCTATTATCGGAAATAGACAAGTCATGGGTTTTTGTTgtcttaaataattttcttcCTTAAATTGTCttatattatttcttattttttcaatttctttttcaatgTTATCTATTTTCTTAGAATTAGTtaattttctttccttaataTGACTGGCtgtcctatttttattattggtttaatcattttattcttGTCATCCTTTTTTCAATGAGATCTATCATATTTTGTTAATGTTCAACTATTCTAGTTCTAGAGTATATgattgaatattttaatatgattttatcCTCTCTT comes from Dioscorea cayenensis subsp. rotundata cultivar TDr96_F1 chromosome 15, TDr96_F1_v2_PseudoChromosome.rev07_lg8_w22 25.fasta, whole genome shotgun sequence and encodes:
- the LOC120276977 gene encoding 25.3 kDa vesicle transport protein: MVKLTMIARVTDGLPLAEGLDDGRDLKDSEFYKQQAKLLFKNLSNGHNEASRMSVETGPYVFHYIIENRVCYLTLCDRSYPKKLAFQYLEDLKNEFERVNGSQIETAARPYAFIKFDTFIQRMKKLYLDTRTQRNLAKLNDELYEVHQIMTRNVQEVLGVGEKLDQVSEMSSRLTSDTRIYADKARDLNRQALIRKWAPVAIVLGVVFLLFWVRKKIW
- the LOC120278004 gene encoding co-chaperone protein p23-2 isoform X2, which produces MSRQPEVLWAQRSDKVYLTISLPDAKNISAESKPQGLFTFSATGKQGEPFSFSLELYGSILPEKSKINVGLRNILCTIQKDNKGWWKRLLKSEEKPAPYIKVDWNKWCDEDDEETLDDQSGADDEDDDDDDNDDDDDVGNNNDDESSDEDGGLLYLPDLEKARRNTHC
- the LOC120278004 gene encoding co-chaperone protein p23-2 isoform X1 gives rise to the protein MSRQPEVLWAQRSDKVYLTISLPDAKNISAESKPQGLFTFSATGKQGEPFSFSLELYGSILPEKSKINVGLRNILCTIQKDNKGWWKRLLKSEEKPAPYIKVDWNKWCDEDDEETLDDQSGADDEDDDDDDNDDDDDVQGNNNDDESSDEDGGLLYLPDLEKARRNTHC